The following proteins are co-located in the Coraliomargarita sinensis genome:
- a CDS encoding MauE/DoxX family redox-associated membrane protein: MKKKKATIYRMVTPDHLCPWGIKGKDLLKRHGYEVEDHHLSTMDEDKAFKEKHNVDETPQIWIEDEHIGGIDELREHLGLGPDPKEGETYQPVIAIFAVTLGMALTTTWASLGALEPVRIIELFIAFTMCALGIQKLRDIQSYENGFVQYDLLAQRYVPYAAVYAYIETVGGILMIAGLLTWVIAPIILIATTIGAVSIIKAVYIEKRDLKCACVGGGSDVPLGFISLSENLGMMAMAIWMMIKAAT, encoded by the coding sequence ATGAAAAAAAAGAAAGCAACCATCTACCGCATGGTCACGCCCGACCACCTCTGCCCCTGGGGCATCAAGGGTAAGGACCTGCTGAAGCGTCACGGCTATGAGGTTGAGGACCATCACCTCAGCACCATGGACGAGGACAAGGCCTTCAAAGAGAAGCACAATGTCGATGAAACCCCGCAAATCTGGATCGAAGACGAACACATCGGCGGGATCGATGAACTGCGCGAGCATCTCGGCCTCGGGCCGGACCCCAAGGAAGGGGAAACCTACCAGCCCGTAATCGCGATCTTCGCCGTAACCTTGGGCATGGCGCTAACCACCACCTGGGCCAGCCTAGGCGCGCTCGAGCCGGTGCGGATCATCGAGCTCTTCATCGCCTTCACCATGTGCGCGCTCGGCATCCAAAAACTGCGCGACATCCAGTCCTATGAAAACGGTTTTGTGCAATACGACCTGCTGGCGCAGCGCTACGTGCCCTATGCAGCCGTCTATGCCTATATCGAAACGGTCGGCGGGATACTCATGATCGCCGGACTCCTGACCTGGGTCATCGCCCCCATCATACTGATCGCCACCACCATCGGCGCGGTCTCCATCATCAAAGCCGTTTATATTGAAAAGCGCGACTTGAAATGTGCCTGCGTGGGCGGCGGGAGCGATGTCCCGCTCGGCTTCATTTCCCTCTCCGAGAACCTCGGCATGATGGCCATGGCGATCTGGATGATGATCAAGGCAGCTACATGA
- a CDS encoding GxxExxY protein, translated as MNTQKLIDTIRQTGYETHVYFKNGYLEKVYENSLANRLRKKGLKVRQQHPLNVIDEDGNVVGEYFADLFVENSVIVELKALKNLNENHSAQVLSYLKTSQIKHGMLMNFGAAKFEVKKYIL; from the coding sequence ATGAATACCCAAAAACTCATCGATACCATCCGACAAACCGGATACGAAACTCATGTTTACTTTAAAAATGGTTACCTCGAAAAGGTATACGAGAATTCGTTGGCCAATCGCTTGAGAAAGAAGGGGCTAAAAGTTCGTCAGCAACACCCTCTCAACGTCATCGACGAAGACGGTAATGTAGTTGGAGAATATTTCGCAGATCTTTTTGTCGAGAACTCAGTCATCGTGGAACTGAAGGCACTCAAGAATTTGAATGAGAATCACTCGGCGCAGGTCCTCTCCTATTTGAAAACATCTCAAATCAAGCATGGCATGCTCATGAATTTTGGAGCAGCTAAGTTCGAAGTAAAAAAATATATTCTGTGA
- the rlmN gene encoding 23S rRNA (adenine(2503)-C(2))-methyltransferase RlmN yields MKDVLEGCTYADLEKLLEKSGVNPVHARPVFNAVQRRLLRSDITSLEGILPPVRNWLEGERAPGFCDIHEIDATPSSDGFTQKYLLRLGDKTEVESVRMGFPGRYTACLSSQVGCAMGCVFCATGQMGFSRNLSAGEIVAQAHHVERALRERHGERLRNIVMMGMGEPMANFDAVMDALDVLTDTRGLNIGPARVAISTVGHIPGILKLARHPKRYSLAVSLHGADDEERGQLVPVNKKWPLSDLLEACREYSAIKRARVFFAWTLIGGVNDSREHAHKLAGLLKGMDAHVNLIPLNPTDGFEGQAPNETDVRAFQQIIQESGLPSTVRQRRGIDVAAGCGQLKAVRKPRAVLESRLSKHRSS; encoded by the coding sequence ATGAAAGACGTATTAGAAGGCTGCACCTACGCGGATTTGGAGAAGCTCCTGGAGAAGTCGGGGGTCAATCCGGTTCATGCGCGCCCCGTTTTTAATGCAGTTCAACGTCGCTTGCTTCGAAGTGATATTACGTCTTTGGAGGGAATTTTGCCACCAGTGCGGAATTGGTTGGAGGGCGAGCGTGCCCCGGGATTCTGTGATATCCACGAAATCGACGCCACACCCAGCAGTGACGGATTCACTCAAAAGTATCTGCTTCGTCTGGGCGACAAGACCGAGGTCGAGTCGGTACGAATGGGTTTTCCGGGACGTTACACGGCCTGCCTGAGCAGTCAGGTTGGATGTGCCATGGGCTGTGTCTTTTGTGCGACAGGACAAATGGGTTTTTCCCGAAATTTGAGCGCGGGAGAAATCGTGGCACAGGCTCACCACGTCGAGCGGGCCCTGAGGGAAAGGCATGGCGAACGGCTCCGGAATATTGTAATGATGGGCATGGGTGAACCGATGGCCAACTTTGATGCCGTCATGGATGCCTTGGATGTTTTGACCGATACCCGTGGTCTCAATATCGGTCCGGCGAGAGTGGCGATCAGTACGGTCGGGCACATTCCCGGTATCCTCAAACTGGCGCGTCATCCCAAGCGTTACTCACTCGCGGTGAGCTTGCACGGAGCGGATGACGAGGAGAGAGGACAGTTAGTGCCCGTAAACAAAAAATGGCCTTTGTCTGATTTGTTGGAGGCCTGCCGGGAATATTCCGCGATTAAGCGGGCACGTGTTTTCTTTGCCTGGACCTTGATCGGTGGGGTCAATGACAGTCGCGAACATGCGCACAAGCTGGCCGGTCTTCTCAAGGGTATGGATGCGCACGTCAATTTGATCCCACTTAATCCGACGGACGGCTTCGAAGGCCAGGCCCCCAACGAAACAGACGTTCGTGCATTTCAACAAATTATTCAGGAATCCGGCTTACCCAGCACCGTGCGTCAGCGACGCGGTATCGATGTGGCCGCCGGTTGCGGTCAGTTGAAAGCAGTACGAAAGCCGCGTGCGGTGTTGGAGTCCCGCCTCTCCAAGCATCGTAGCTCGTAG
- a CDS encoding 3-deoxy-7-phosphoheptulonate synthase: MTDSHDNLRIGDSRPLLPPAILIEELPLSEKAREVTDRGRAESAAILSGKDDRLCVIVGPCSIHDPGAAQEYASRLQPLHEKYKNDLQIIMRVYFEKPRTVVGWKGLINDPYLDGSFEINTGLRYGRKLLLDICELGLPTGAEFLDTIIPQFIADAISWSAIGARTTESQVHRELASGLSMPVGFKNGTGGNVQMAIDAVRSARQPHWFPSVTKQGVTAIFQTTGNTDAHVILRGGSRTGPNYEAKDIGQVIELLQNHDLPPHLIVDCSHGNSNKDYTRQGEVARNLAGQIASGQRGIAGLMLESHLVAGRQDYDPKGNNTYGQSITDGCIDFEATEVILGELAEAVQQRRNA; this comes from the coding sequence ATGACTGACTCACACGACAACCTCCGCATTGGCGACAGCCGCCCGCTGCTGCCCCCGGCCATCCTGATTGAAGAGCTCCCGCTCAGCGAAAAAGCCCGCGAGGTAACGGACCGTGGACGGGCTGAGAGCGCTGCCATTCTTTCAGGTAAGGATGATCGCCTCTGCGTCATCGTCGGCCCCTGCTCGATCCACGACCCCGGCGCCGCACAGGAATATGCCAGCCGGCTGCAGCCGCTGCATGAAAAATACAAAAACGATCTCCAAATCATCATGCGGGTCTACTTCGAAAAGCCACGCACGGTGGTCGGCTGGAAAGGACTGATCAACGACCCCTACCTGGACGGAAGTTTCGAGATCAACACGGGACTCCGCTACGGACGAAAACTGTTGCTGGATATTTGTGAGCTGGGCTTGCCCACGGGCGCCGAATTTCTCGACACCATCATCCCCCAATTCATTGCTGACGCCATTTCCTGGTCGGCCATTGGTGCCCGCACCACCGAGAGCCAGGTACACCGCGAACTGGCCTCCGGACTTTCCATGCCGGTCGGATTTAAAAACGGCACCGGCGGCAATGTGCAGATGGCGATCGATGCCGTGCGCTCGGCGCGCCAGCCTCACTGGTTCCCCTCGGTAACAAAACAAGGCGTGACCGCGATTTTTCAAACCACCGGAAATACGGACGCGCACGTCATCCTGCGCGGAGGCAGCCGGACCGGCCCGAACTATGAAGCCAAAGACATCGGACAGGTGATTGAACTGCTTCAAAACCACGACCTTCCGCCGCACCTGATCGTCGACTGCAGCCATGGCAACAGCAACAAAGACTACACCCGGCAAGGCGAAGTCGCCCGAAACCTGGCCGGACAAATTGCATCCGGCCAGCGCGGTATTGCCGGATTAATGCTGGAGAGTCACCTCGTGGCCGGCCGGCAGGACTACGACCCGAAGGGCAATAATACCTACGGGCAAAGCATCACCGACGGCTGTATCGATTTTGAAGCGACCGAGGTAATTCTCGGGGAGCTGGCGGAGGCCGTCCAGCAGCGGCGAAATGCCTAG
- a CDS encoding dihydroorotase, producing the protein MNEILWITGGRIIDPANKRDETGDLYSVDGVLVEQLDDTQKKAATKIDANGLVVAPGLVDIHVHFRDPGQTHKEDIASGSRSAAAGGFTTVVCMPNTSPVCDNAGTIQRIMDKVARESIINIYPTGCLTIGMDGEQLAPTGQLKKAGVVAVTDDGKCVQSNEIMRRAVEYAKMLDLPIMDHCQDASLTQGAVMNEGEWSLRLGLRGWPKAAEDIIVARNVILAELTGAHIHMQHVSSANSVDILRRAIARGISVSGEASPHHIEFTDADLKDYNTVYKMNPPLRTDADKEALIEGLCDGTLACIATDHAPHSPDEKDREFDTAPFGIIGLENSLASSLGTLYHSGRLSLSEVIALMTHKGAELCKLDAGTLSAGADADICLFDPDEEWTVDPKQFFSKSRNCPWEGQTLKGKVKSTFVAGTQVYDGTSISA; encoded by the coding sequence ATGAACGAAATTCTTTGGATTACAGGCGGCCGAATTATTGATCCCGCCAACAAACGCGACGAAACCGGGGACCTCTACTCCGTGGATGGCGTGCTGGTGGAGCAGCTCGATGACACCCAGAAAAAGGCCGCAACCAAAATCGATGCCAATGGACTGGTGGTCGCTCCCGGACTTGTCGATATCCATGTGCACTTCCGTGACCCCGGCCAGACGCACAAAGAGGATATCGCCAGTGGTTCACGATCCGCGGCCGCAGGCGGCTTCACCACCGTGGTCTGCATGCCGAACACCAGCCCCGTCTGTGACAATGCCGGCACCATCCAGCGAATCATGGACAAGGTCGCACGCGAATCGATCATCAATATCTACCCGACCGGTTGCCTGACGATTGGGATGGATGGCGAACAACTCGCCCCCACCGGACAGTTGAAAAAAGCGGGTGTTGTCGCGGTGACGGACGATGGCAAATGCGTGCAAAGCAATGAGATTATGCGCCGGGCAGTCGAATATGCCAAAATGCTGGATCTGCCGATCATGGACCACTGCCAGGATGCCAGCCTCACGCAGGGTGCGGTCATGAATGAGGGCGAGTGGTCTCTGCGACTAGGGCTGCGCGGATGGCCCAAAGCTGCTGAAGATATCATCGTCGCCCGAAATGTGATTCTGGCAGAACTCACGGGTGCCCATATCCACATGCAACACGTGAGCTCGGCCAACTCGGTCGATATCCTGCGACGCGCGATTGCGCGCGGGATCTCCGTGAGCGGCGAAGCAAGCCCACACCATATCGAGTTTACGGATGCCGATCTGAAAGACTACAACACGGTTTACAAGATGAACCCGCCCCTGCGGACCGATGCGGACAAGGAGGCCCTGATCGAAGGCCTTTGCGACGGTACCCTGGCCTGCATTGCCACGGATCACGCGCCCCATAGCCCCGACGAAAAGGACCGCGAATTCGATACCGCTCCGTTTGGCATCATCGGGTTGGAGAACTCCCTCGCGAGCAGCTTGGGCACGCTTTATCATAGCGGCCGGCTTTCCCTGAGCGAAGTGATTGCCCTGATGACGCACAAGGGCGCCGAACTCTGTAAGCTGGATGCCGGCACGCTCAGCGCCGGTGCGGATGCCGACATCTGCCTGTTCGATCCCGACGAGGAATGGACGGTCGATCCGAAGCAATTTTTCAGCAAGTCCCGCAATTGCCCCTGGGAAGGACAAACGCTCAAAGGAAAAGTGAAGTCGACCTTTGTCGCCGGCACACAGGTCTATGACGGGACTTCTATCTCGGCATAA
- a CDS encoding aspartate carbamoyltransferase catalytic subunit, whose product MSQSLAWNRKDLIDVEHLSRDEIETIFTAATAFKRAMEADDKKQPYLEGRTVVNLFLEPSTRTRLAFEVAASRLSADTITVTGGASSLTKGETLRDTARNMEALKADMIIMRHSASGAPNYLSKVVDIPVINGGDGSHAHPTQALLDSFTLLEKFGSLEGKRITILGDILFSRVARSNIWCLQKLGAEVTIAGPSTLVPKEFEALGVHVCHDLQEALEDADAVMLLRIQHERQTATHFPSIGEYTSTFGLNKQRAKWLKLGAIIMHPGPINRGVEIDSELADSEQSVVLQQVTNGIVVRMAVLHLCYCAHNGKSIELP is encoded by the coding sequence ATGAGCCAAAGCCTAGCCTGGAACCGGAAAGATCTGATCGACGTCGAGCACCTGTCGCGCGACGAGATTGAAACGATTTTCACTGCCGCCACCGCGTTTAAGCGCGCGATGGAGGCCGATGACAAGAAGCAGCCCTACCTCGAGGGGCGTACCGTCGTGAACCTTTTCCTCGAGCCCAGTACACGTACCCGCCTCGCCTTCGAAGTGGCGGCCAGCCGGCTCAGCGCCGATACGATCACGGTCACAGGCGGAGCCAGCAGCCTGACCAAGGGCGAAACCCTGCGCGATACGGCCCGCAACATGGAAGCGCTTAAGGCCGATATGATCATTATGCGCCACTCCGCTTCCGGCGCGCCCAATTATTTAAGTAAGGTCGTCGACATTCCGGTCATCAACGGCGGCGACGGCTCCCACGCCCATCCCACGCAGGCACTGCTGGACTCCTTTACGCTTCTGGAAAAGTTCGGCAGCCTGGAGGGTAAGAGAATCACCATACTCGGGGACATCCTTTTCAGCCGGGTGGCCCGCTCCAATATCTGGTGCCTGCAAAAACTCGGCGCCGAAGTCACGATCGCCGGTCCCAGCACCCTCGTGCCCAAAGAATTTGAAGCGCTCGGAGTCCACGTCTGCCACGATTTACAGGAAGCGCTGGAAGATGCCGACGCCGTCATGCTGCTGCGCATTCAGCACGAACGCCAGACTGCGACCCACTTCCCTTCCATCGGAGAATACACCAGCACCTTCGGGTTGAATAAACAACGTGCCAAGTGGCTGAAACTGGGTGCGATTATCATGCACCCCGGCCCGATCAACCGTGGCGTGGAGATCGACTCCGAACTGGCTGACTCCGAGCAGTCCGTGGTGCTCCAACAAGTCACAAACGGCATCGTCGTCCGCATGGCGGTGCTGCATCTCTGCTATTGCGCTCACAACGGGAAATCCATTGAGCTGCCGTAA
- a CDS encoding efflux RND transporter permease subunit produces the protein MINSLIRFCLENKLVVILFTVGLIIWGSAVAPFDWESRWLPRDPVPVDAIPDIGENQQIVFTEWTGRSPQDIEDQITYPLTTALLGLPQVKTVRSYSMFGFSSIYIIFREDAEFYWTRSRILEKLNSLPSGTLPQGVSPQLGPDATALGQVFWYTLEGMDSRGEPTGGWDLDELRSSQDWYVRYALQGVEGVAEVASIGGFVKEYQVDVEPDALRTYDIALHEVFDAVRGSNLDVGARTIEINSVEYVIRGLGFIEDLDDLRKSVITQRDNVPITLEQVASINFGPALRRGALDKAGAEAVGGVVVTRYGENPLAVIQRVKEKIKEISPGLPKKKLEDGTVSQVEIVPFYDRTGLIYETLGTLEDAVSQQILVSIIVVVLMVLHLRSAALISGVLPLAVLFSFIGMKLFGVDANVVALSGIAIAIGTIVDMGVVLVENILKHLDEAPPEENRLEVVYRACSEVGGAVVTAVLTTVISFLPVFTMQGAEGKLFTPLAYTKTFALIGSIVVALTVIPPLAHWLLATERRKKRQNKTSPDNKWWRFFRKYFRVFLCLFVALLTAVFLAKDWRPLGPEFILKNILFVVLTIGGLLGLFYLFIHFYARILGWLLRFKTIFLGFSAMILLFGFTVWLGWNTLFGWLPESIKKSDTYSTMAHTVPGLGKEFMPDLDEGSYLLMPTTMPHASIGEAMDVLSKQDMAINAIPEIESAVGKIGRVESPLDPAPISMIETIITYKSEYKTDEDGHILTFAYNSATEQFKRDEAGELIPDDDGRPYRQWRDEIETPDDIWEAIVDAATIPGTTSAPKLQPIAARIVMLQSGMRAPMGLKVFGPDLETLEQVALDIEAYLKQVPSIKSDAVLADRIVGKPYLEIDIDRDAIARYGIKIRTVQDVIEVAVGGKPITQTVEGRERYPVRVRYMRELRDSIESIENILVAAPDGTQIPIRELATIQYERGPQVIKSENTFLVGYVIFDKRDGFAEVEVVEQAQKFLQEKIDRGELDIPGGVSYQFTGSYENQVRAEKRLRVVLPLALFLIWLILYFQFKRVSETLMVFSGIAFAWSGGFILIWLYAQPWFMDVSLSGHNLRELFQMGTINLSVAVWVGFLALFGIATDNGVIVCTYLQQVFRDREPESIESIRAATVAAGERRVRPAMMTSATTILALLPVLTSAGRGADIMVPMAIPSFGGMLLAVLTVLVVPVLYCGWAEIVHHLRSRKS, from the coding sequence ATGATCAATTCCCTCATACGCTTCTGCCTCGAGAACAAACTGGTCGTGATTTTATTCACGGTCGGGCTCATCATTTGGGGCTCCGCCGTCGCGCCCTTCGATTGGGAGTCCAGATGGCTTCCGCGCGATCCTGTTCCGGTCGATGCGATCCCGGACATCGGCGAAAATCAGCAGATTGTTTTCACCGAATGGACCGGACGCTCCCCCCAAGACATCGAGGACCAGATCACCTACCCCCTGACGACGGCCCTGCTCGGTTTGCCGCAAGTAAAGACGGTACGAAGCTACTCCATGTTCGGCTTCTCCTCGATTTATATTATTTTCAGGGAGGATGCCGAGTTCTATTGGACGCGCAGCCGCATCCTGGAGAAACTGAACAGCCTGCCCTCGGGCACCCTCCCCCAGGGCGTTTCCCCGCAACTCGGCCCAGACGCCACCGCGCTCGGGCAGGTTTTCTGGTATACGCTGGAAGGGATGGATTCCCGGGGAGAGCCCACCGGCGGTTGGGACCTCGACGAGCTGCGCAGCAGTCAAGACTGGTATGTGCGCTACGCCCTGCAGGGCGTCGAAGGCGTGGCTGAAGTCGCGTCAATCGGCGGATTTGTTAAGGAATACCAGGTCGACGTCGAACCGGATGCACTCCGCACGTACGACATCGCGCTGCACGAGGTCTTTGACGCGGTACGGGGTAGCAACCTTGATGTGGGCGCACGCACCATCGAGATCAACTCGGTGGAATATGTTATCCGCGGCCTTGGTTTCATCGAGGATCTCGATGATCTGCGAAAGAGCGTCATCACCCAGCGCGACAATGTGCCGATCACCCTCGAACAGGTCGCCTCCATCAATTTCGGTCCGGCGCTACGACGCGGCGCCCTGGACAAGGCCGGAGCTGAGGCAGTCGGAGGCGTAGTCGTTACCCGCTACGGGGAGAACCCCCTGGCCGTGATCCAGCGGGTGAAAGAAAAAATCAAGGAGATCTCCCCCGGCCTGCCCAAAAAGAAGCTGGAAGACGGTACGGTGAGCCAGGTTGAAATCGTGCCCTTTTACGACCGAACCGGTTTGATCTACGAAACTCTGGGCACGCTGGAAGATGCCGTCAGTCAGCAGATCCTCGTCTCGATCATCGTTGTGGTCCTCATGGTGCTGCACCTCCGCAGCGCGGCCCTGATCTCGGGAGTACTCCCGCTGGCCGTGCTCTTCTCCTTCATCGGAATGAAGCTCTTCGGCGTAGACGCCAATGTCGTCGCCCTCTCCGGCATCGCGATCGCCATCGGCACGATTGTGGATATGGGCGTGGTTCTGGTTGAAAATATCCTTAAACATTTGGATGAGGCACCGCCGGAGGAAAACCGGCTCGAGGTCGTCTATCGGGCCTGCTCGGAAGTGGGCGGTGCCGTGGTTACAGCCGTGCTGACCACGGTAATCAGCTTCCTGCCCGTCTTCACCATGCAGGGCGCCGAAGGAAAACTATTTACCCCGCTGGCCTACACCAAGACCTTCGCCCTGATCGGCTCCATCGTGGTAGCGCTGACCGTAATCCCGCCACTGGCGCACTGGCTTTTGGCCACAGAACGGCGCAAAAAAAGGCAAAACAAAACGAGTCCTGACAATAAATGGTGGCGCTTTTTTAGAAAATATTTTCGTGTCTTTTTGTGCCTCTTTGTGGCCCTCCTCACCGCCGTTTTCCTGGCCAAGGACTGGCGGCCCCTCGGTCCGGAATTCATCCTTAAAAACATCCTCTTTGTTGTTTTGACGATCGGTGGATTACTCGGCTTATTCTATCTCTTCATCCATTTCTACGCACGGATCCTCGGCTGGCTCTTGCGCTTCAAAACCATCTTTCTCGGCTTTTCCGCGATGATCCTGCTCTTCGGTTTTACCGTGTGGCTGGGCTGGAACACTCTCTTTGGCTGGCTGCCTGAATCGATCAAAAAGTCCGACACCTACAGCACGATGGCCCACACGGTGCCGGGGCTTGGCAAGGAATTCATGCCTGACCTCGACGAGGGTTCCTACCTGCTCATGCCCACCACCATGCCACACGCCTCGATTGGTGAAGCGATGGACGTCCTGAGCAAACAGGACATGGCGATCAATGCCATCCCCGAAATCGAAAGTGCTGTCGGGAAAATCGGCCGCGTCGAAAGTCCGCTGGATCCCGCGCCGATCTCGATGATTGAAACCATCATCACCTATAAGTCCGAATATAAGACGGACGAGGACGGCCACATTCTTACTTTCGCTTACAATAGCGCTACCGAACAATTCAAACGGGACGAGGCAGGCGAGCTTATTCCGGACGACGACGGCCGCCCCTACCGTCAGTGGCGCGACGAAATCGAAACCCCGGACGACATCTGGGAGGCCATCGTCGACGCGGCGACCATTCCGGGGACAACATCGGCGCCCAAGCTGCAGCCTATCGCCGCACGTATTGTCATGTTGCAGAGTGGCATGCGTGCGCCCATGGGCCTCAAGGTCTTCGGACCGGACTTGGAAACCCTGGAACAAGTCGCATTGGATATCGAAGCCTACCTCAAGCAAGTGCCCTCGATCAAAAGTGATGCAGTCCTGGCTGACCGGATCGTCGGTAAACCTTACCTGGAAATTGATATCGATCGGGATGCCATCGCCCGTTACGGGATCAAGATCAGGACGGTACAAGACGTGATCGAGGTGGCCGTCGGGGGCAAACCGATCACTCAAACCGTGGAGGGCCGCGAGCGCTACCCCGTCCGCGTACGGTACATGCGTGAGCTGCGCGATTCCATCGAATCAATTGAGAACATCCTTGTCGCCGCGCCCGACGGCACCCAGATCCCGATTCGTGAGCTTGCCACGATTCAATACGAGCGCGGCCCGCAGGTGATCAAAAGTGAGAACACCTTCCTCGTCGGCTACGTCATCTTCGACAAACGCGACGGCTTTGCCGAAGTCGAAGTGGTCGAGCAGGCCCAGAAATTCCTGCAGGAAAAAATCGACCGCGGCGAACTCGATATCCCGGGCGGCGTCAGCTATCAGTTTACCGGTAGCTACGAGAACCAGGTCCGCGCCGAAAAGCGCCTCCGCGTCGTCCTGCCTCTCGCACTCTTCCTGATCTGGCTGATTCTTTACTTCCAGTTCAAACGGGTCAGCGAGACCCTGATGGTCTTTTCCGGCATCGCCTTTGCCTGGTCCGGAGGCTTTATCCTGATCTGGCTTTACGCCCAGCCCTGGTTCATGGACGTCAGCCTGTCCGGCCACAACCTGCGGGAGCTCTTTCAAATGGGCACGATCAATCTCAGCGTTGCGGTTTGGGTTGGCTTCCTCGCTCTCTTCGGGATCGCCACCGACAACGGCGTGATCGTCTGCACCTACCTGCAACAGGTCTTTCGCGATCGTGAGCCCGAATCGATCGAGTCGATCCGGGCCGCAACGGTGGCCGCCGGCGAACGGCGCGTCAGACCGGCCATGATGACCAGCGCCACAACCATTCTCGCACTGCTGCCGGTTCTCACCTCCGCCGGGCGCGGCGCTGATATTATGGTTCCCATGGCCATCCCCTCATTCGGCGGGATGCTTCTGGCCGTTCTGACGGTTCTCGTGGTTCCCGTACTCTATTGTGGCTGGGCCGAAATCGTGCATCATCTAAGATCCCGGAAAAGCTAG
- a CDS encoding CPBP family intramembrane glutamic endopeptidase: MDSPTLDAPIVIASLLILAVLISSAVLWIRQVQRPRDLVRPDIGVASWSIGWVNFGIFLIAMVFAVVLAQNIGLALLLEPGMGVPELTPWLAVVSVFLLQGPMFAVFYLARRFYPGRYADRISNVEYPLVESFKKALPLFVMFLPVIWIATLIWSSILGALERAGMIDEFEPQELVTLFQSGGDLLAVVLLVFMAVVVAPVVEEVIFRGCIYRFLKSKTTMLGAQVMSGAIFALMHGNLLSFVPLVIVGVLLARVYEKTGSLAVAIWFHAFFNAFSLCMLFITGMSDNIPQSY, from the coding sequence ATGGACTCCCCGACACTCGATGCGCCCATCGTTATCGCATCACTTCTAATTCTCGCAGTACTCATCAGTAGTGCGGTGCTCTGGATTCGTCAGGTTCAACGGCCGCGGGATTTGGTTCGTCCGGACATAGGTGTCGCCTCCTGGTCGATTGGCTGGGTGAATTTCGGTATTTTCCTCATCGCAATGGTGTTTGCGGTCGTTCTCGCTCAAAATATCGGACTGGCCCTTTTACTGGAACCGGGCATGGGCGTGCCGGAATTGACCCCCTGGCTGGCCGTCGTATCAGTTTTTTTACTACAGGGGCCGATGTTTGCCGTCTTCTACCTCGCCAGGCGCTTTTACCCGGGGCGATACGCAGACCGCATCAGCAATGTGGAATACCCTCTGGTAGAATCTTTCAAGAAAGCACTGCCATTGTTTGTCATGTTCCTGCCGGTCATCTGGATCGCCACATTGATCTGGTCCAGTATTTTGGGCGCACTGGAACGAGCAGGGATGATCGATGAATTCGAGCCGCAGGAATTGGTCACACTTTTCCAGAGCGGTGGTGACTTGCTCGCCGTAGTCTTGCTCGTTTTCATGGCGGTTGTCGTCGCTCCGGTGGTCGAAGAAGTCATCTTCCGTGGTTGTATTTACCGCTTCCTGAAAAGTAAGACCACCATGCTCGGTGCTCAGGTGATGTCGGGGGCTATTTTTGCTCTGATGCATGGCAATCTGCTCTCGTTCGTCCCCCTGGTTATCGTCGGCGTTCTGCTTGCCCGGGTTTATGAAAAAACCGGAAGCTTGGCTGTCGCCATATGGTTCCACGCTTTTTTCAATGCATTCAGCCTGTGCATGCTCTTTATTACCGGAATGTCTGACAACATACCTCAAAGTTACTAG